The following is a genomic window from Arthrobacter sp. NicSoilB4.
GCTCACCCCGGCCGCCACCGGCGTGCTGGTGGCCATGCCGGTGTTCGTCGGCTCTCTGGGCCGGATCGTCGTTGGCGCCCTGACGGACAAGTACGGCGGCCGGGCGATGTTCACCTTCGTGCTGCTGGCCTCCATCCTGCCGATCCTGCTCGTGGCGGTCGGTGGGCTCCTCAGTTCCTTTGCCCTGGTGCTGGGTGCCGGGCTGCTGCTGGGCGTCGCGGGAACGGTCTTCGCCGTCGGGATCCCTTTTGTTAGTGCCTGGTACGAGCCATCCCGGCGCGGCTTCGCCACCGGCGTCTTCGGCGCGGGGATGGGCGGCACGGCGCTGGCGGCGTTCCTGAACCCGCGGCTGGTCGCAGGCATCGGCTACTTGCCCACGCACCTGCTGATCGCGGCGATCCTCGCGGTCATGGCGGCCCTGGTGTGGTTCCTGATGAAGGAAGCCCCGGGCTGGACCCGCAACAACCTCCCGGTTCTGCCCAAACTGCTCGACGCCGCGAAGACCCCGGTCACGTGGAAGATGTGCTTCCTCTACGCCGTGGTCTTCGGCGGTTTCGTCTCCTTCGCCACCTACCTGCCCACGTACCTCCGGGACGTGTACAGCTTCGATCCGAGCGGTGCCGGGGCACGCACTGCCGGCTTCGCGCTCGCAGCTGTGCTGGCACGGCCGCTGGGCGGCGTGCTCGCCGACAAGTTCGGGCCCAAGCCGATTGTGATCACCTCACTGACCGGCGTCGCGGTCCTGGCCTGGGTGGTGAACCTGCAGCCCGACGGCGAAGTCCCCGCCGGCCTGACGTTCGTCGCCATGGCGGCGGCGCTGGGCCTCGGGACAGGCGGGGTGTTCGCCTGGGTGGGGGTGCTCGCACCGGCGGGGAAAGTCGGCAGCATCAGCGGCGTGGTGAGCGCGGCCGGAGGCCTCGGCGGCT
Proteins encoded in this region:
- a CDS encoding MFS transporter; translated protein: MAGSETPTRSAPAGRTRNLVLATSASVAGFWAWNSVATLGAFYTVNLQLTPAATGVLVAMPVFVGSLGRIVVGALTDKYGGRAMFTFVLLASILPILLVAVGGLLSSFALVLGAGLLLGVAGTVFAVGIPFVSAWYEPSRRGFATGVFGAGMGGTALAAFLNPRLVAGIGYLPTHLLIAAILAVMAALVWFLMKEAPGWTRNNLPVLPKLLDAAKTPVTWKMCFLYAVVFGGFVSFATYLPTYLRDVYSFDPSGAGARTAGFALAAVLARPLGGVLADKFGPKPIVITSLTGVAVLAWVVNLQPDGEVPAGLTFVAMAAALGLGTGGVFAWVGVLAPAGKVGSISGVVSAAGGLGGYFPPLIMGATYDAATHSYSIGLTLLVVTALAALAFTIFAVPGRARTVKASAAA